A single genomic interval of Dysidea avara chromosome 6, odDysAvar1.4, whole genome shotgun sequence harbors:
- the LOC136257837 gene encoding uncharacterized protein, protein MVVMVTCLPLQDSPEFSLALQSGRYQLNWTTCSPLPTAMRVAYATVIKSVMYIGGGVCPDRTKEYNVYAYHLEEDRWDSLPPLQQYYGVPVNITDKLTIIGGFDSATHKATNKVTTFSDNSWRNDMFPNLLIARVRPAVVPHQSYIIVAGGYGDDDTKLDTIEVLDINTLQWRIVNTHLPQPMGAPSATMCGESLVIVGFANADNKRFNKTFLIDINEIISKQQLITSTGEDNKWSRLAHAPNFRTTIIPNSSPPVIIGGSDKQYKTTNDITLYDDVTKSWRRVSSIPTNCAHPTVTIINNVIIVAGGVVNTKTRETANATSLTSVVMGHLEEIN, encoded by the coding sequence ATGGTTGTCATGGTAACTTGTCTTCCCTTACAGGACTCACCAGAGTTTTCACTAGCCCTACAAAGTGGACGATATCAACTAAACTGGACAACCTGTAGTCCATTACCAACTGCAATGAGGGTAGCATACGCTACTGTAATCAAATCAGTTATGTATATTGGGGGAGGAGTCTGTCCTGATCGTACTAAAGAATACAATGTATATGCTTATCATTTAGAAGAAGACAGATGGGATAGCTTACCACCACTCCAACAATATTATGGTGTTCCAGTCAACATCACTGACAAGCTGACCATCATTGGTGGATTTGACTCTGCTACCCACAAAGCTACTAATAAAGTTACAACATTTAGTGACAACAGTTGGAGAAATGATATGTTCCCAAACCTGCTAATAGCAAGAGTGAGGCCTGCTGTTGTACCCCACCAGTCATATATCATTGTGGCTGGTGGTTATGGTGATGATGATACTAAACTGGATACCATAGAAGTACTAGACATTAACACATTACAATGGAGGATTGTGAACACTCACCTCCCCCAGCCAATGGGTGCTCCATCTGCCACCATGTGTGGTGAATCATTAGTGATTGTTGGATTTGCTAATGCAGATAATAAGCGTTTCAATAAAACATTCCTAATTGACATTAATGAAATAATCAGTAAACAACAACTTATAACTTCAACTGGTGAAGACAACAAGTGGAGCAGATTAGCTCATGCTCCAAACTTTAGGACAACCATCATTCCAAATAGTTCTCCTCCTGTTATTATAGGGGGTAGTGATAAACAATACAAGACAACCAATGACATTACCTTATATGATGATGTTACAAAGAGTTGGAGGAGAGTATCTTCCATACCTACAAACTGTGCACACCCTACAGTAACAATCATCAACAATGTGATAATAGTGGCTGGTGGAGTTGTTAACACTAAGACTAGAGAGACTGCTAATGCTACTAGCCTGACCAGTGTTGTTATGGGACATCTTGAAGAGATTAATTAA